Proteins from one Drosophila miranda strain MSH22 chromosome Y unlocalized genomic scaffold, D.miranda_PacBio2.1 Contig_Y7_pilon, whole genome shotgun sequence genomic window:
- the LOC117195207 gene encoding mucin-5AC-like — protein sequence MPRGSTARRGRRRRGPHGVTARDRPKSAISTASSDSAADGEASADSAATGTVANAAILRRQSTDSATWLEALPPIPGPAPATITGYVRTTNADTTTPATPATSPIPDPDLPCPNSWAAIPNLTSQEQFQIGDWVEAVHTQERQQQQQTISSSSGSRRLEALAASAAAAASAKAPQCQAKPSQAVPSAPIIPLPTLQHTQTRIDAPYADASCGESRKQQGAREGAKRERVTTSYQRQYERALEQPLHEQQPTKDSCSSVRSGASSNSAPNAMHTANTTTTTTNTMMTYISTQTATSNTKTTTTITTAARRRCLLTAMLTGGPPPPPPPEEHQQQQQTHQQQQHQPTATNTANTDDIPSTSAAAARSPLKRVRAEVDDDDDDDDSDVMAVEFDDDDDDDNLDANHASAKRRLRESNQQASKSHIPQIQNHPHHHQQSNQQQHQRTITQNAPAPAPAPAPAPATANAPLALPHSPASATSSCGTGTHSSSSGGGVGLLQLPSLSMPNARQIRMLQRQHQPTTIIPPPPSFCQLSPTLCPFWTSCRMTRGWATVAITPSSSAAMVSVSRPATWLPEMPSWQSWAMAAATRR from the coding sequence ATGCCACGCGGATCCACTGCCAgaagaggacgacgacgacgaggaccacACGGCGTCACAGCCAGGGATCGCCCCAAATcagccatttccactgccagctCCGACAGCGCCGCCGACGGCGAAGCCAGCGCCGACAGCGCAGCCACCGGCACCGTGGCAAACGCAGCGATACTGAGACGCCAATCCACCGACTCCGCCACCTGGTTGGAGGCACTTCCTCCAATTCCTGGACCGGCTCCAGCCACCATTACCGGGTATGTGAGGACCACAAATGCCGACACCACCACCCCGGCCACTCCGGCCACAAGCCCCATCCCCGACCCcgacctgccctgccccaacaGCTGGGCGGCCATTCCGAATCTCACCAGCCAGGAGCAGTTCCAGATCGGCGACTGGGTGGAGGCGGTCCATACCCAggaacgccagcagcagcagcagaccatcagcagcagcagcggtagtcGCCGGCTTGAGGCATTGGCGgcgtcggcagcggcagcggcgtcagCCAAAGCACCGCAAtgtcaagccaagccaagccaagcggtaccaagcgcgccaataattccgcttcccacactccaacacacacagacacgtatCGATGCACCGTATGCCGATGCATCATGTGGAGAGAGCCGGAAACAGCAAGGAGCGAGAGAAGGCGCAAAGAGAGAGCGGGTAACGACCTCGTATCAGCGACAGTACGAgagggcactcgagcagcctctgcacgaacagcagccaacaaaagaTTCGTGTTCGAGTGTCCGTTCGGGAGCGAGTTCGAACTCGGCtccaaatgcaatgcacacagccaataccacaaccacaaccacaaatacaatgatgacatacatcagcacacaaacagcgacatcaaacacaaaaacgacaacTACAATTACGACGGCAGCCAGACGACGATGCCTGCTAACAGCAATGTTAACAGGCGgaccccccccaccaccgccgccagaggaacatcagcagcagcagcaaacacatcaacaacaacaacatcagccaacggcaacaaacacagccaataccgatGATATCCCATCCACCTCTGCTGCAGCGGCCCGTTCGCCACTGAAGCGCGTCCGCGCCGAggtggatgatgatgacgatgatgatgacagTGATGTTATGGCTGTTGAGtttgatgacgacgatgacgacgacaatttggatgCCAATCATGCATCGGCCAAACGACGACTCCGGGAAAGTAACCAACAGGCAAGCAAATCCCATATCCCCCAAATTCAAAACCATCCCCATCATCACCAACAAtcaaaccagcaacaacatcagcggacaattacacaaaatgcccctgcccctgcccccgcccctgcccctgcccctgccactgccaatgcTCCACTAGCTCTACCTCACTCACCTGCAAGTGCAACTAGTAGTTGCGGCACAGgaacccacagcagcagcagcggcggcggcgttgggctgctccagctgccctccctgagtatgcccaatgccagacaaattcggatgctgcagcgacagcaccaaccaacgacaattattcccccccccccatcattCTGCCAGCTGTCCCCGACATTATGCCCATTCTGGACAAGCTGCAGAATGACCCGAGGGTGGGCAACAGTAGCTATCACACCAAGCTCATCAGCCGCAATGGTGTCCGTATCCAGGCCCGCGACATGGCTACCAGAGATGCCATCATGGCAATCCTGGGCGATGGCGGCGGCAACGAGGCgatga
- the LOC117195200 gene encoding myb-like protein Y, with protein MANSSGGGYTIPTGTLSILPIAANAQLPTITTTASDYEPNDVITTIPVSLSIQRLPSSLSIVDLAQEQDGNSNSGSSNGMTVGPGAGGGGGITTTALLSGKPLNGSGNGNISRNNSFSLSFNLQDPTVRSSVRSAGAPTVDTVDNSSPGGTIALPQSGATATATATSATSTLAKHSPEVKTGEVYV; from the coding sequence AtggccaacagcagcggcggcgggtaCACCATTCCCACGGGGACCCTGAGCATCCTTCCCATCGCGGCGAACGCCCAGCTGCCGACCATCACGACAACGGCCAGTGACTACGAGCCCAATGACGTCATCACCACGATCCCCGTCTCGCTCTCCATTCAGCGCCTTCCCTCGTCCCTGTCCATCGTGGACCTGGCCCAGGAGcaggacggcaacagcaacagtggcTCCAGCAACGGCATGACCGTGGGGCCGGGtgcgggcggcggcggcggcatcacCACCACGGCCCTCCTGTCCGGGAAGCCCctgaacggcagcggcaacggcaacatttCGCGGAACAACAGCTTCAGTCTGAGCTTCAACCTGCAGGACCCCACAGTGCGCTCCTCGGTGCGTTCGGCAGGAGCCCCCACAGTGGATACAGTGGACAACTCTTCACCCGGTGGCACGATCGCCCTGCCCCAGAGCGGcgccacggcaacggcaacggccacgAGTGCTACCTCAACCCTCGCCAAACACAGTCCCGAGGTCAAGACAGGAGAGGTCTATGTCTGA